In Salinigranum marinum, one DNA window encodes the following:
- a CDS encoding DUF7351 domain-containing protein, with translation MHRVRGLLATARGEILGFSLPPAGLRDRDADEILDATLVYSIHRFETMVHGVCPECSAAVDASLAVCTDHHAGDGVCDACGSQFLGIATFVCESCKFAWRSPSYAPVSRHPALVSFYDDHGIEHVPCTWAAISRGLAWREELLATDPVSLRLTVTHGGDRLHLTLDETATVVDVDPDATRGPDPPR, from the coding sequence GTGCACCGTGTGCGAGGGCTACTGGCGACAGCGAGGGGGGAGATCCTCGGGTTCAGCCTCCCGCCCGCGGGGCTCCGCGACCGTGATGCCGACGAGATCCTCGACGCGACCCTCGTCTACTCCATCCACCGGTTCGAGACGATGGTCCACGGCGTCTGTCCGGAGTGCAGCGCCGCCGTCGACGCCTCGCTCGCGGTGTGCACGGACCACCACGCCGGCGACGGGGTCTGTGACGCCTGCGGCTCGCAGTTCCTGGGAATCGCCACCTTCGTCTGTGAGTCGTGCAAGTTCGCCTGGCGGAGCCCCAGCTACGCGCCGGTCTCTCGCCATCCGGCTCTCGTCTCGTTTTACGACGACCACGGGATCGAACACGTCCCCTGCACGTGGGCGGCGATCAGCCGCGGCCTGGCGTGGCGCGAGGAACTCCTCGCGACGGATCCGGTCTCGCTCCGGCTAACCGTCACACACGGGGGTGATCGCCTCCACCTCACGCTCGACGAGACGGCCACCGTCGTCGACGTGGACCCGGACGCGACCCGGGGACCGGATCCACCACGCTAG